A region of the Silene latifolia isolate original U9 population chromosome 9, ASM4854445v1, whole genome shotgun sequence genome:
ttgtagttgtttaAGTAGTTGTCGGTTTTGAGGACCTTggatttccttttatcagttttttTGGAGCTTGACTtatatcacttaaactttattcttatttaagtacgtttcgttattgtcatttgattatcattgcctcgggtaaccgagatggtagcacttccatgccttaagtggtcctggtaaggcacttggagtatgggggtgttacaaagtggtatcagagagacgatcttgaaacctgtaacaaatgaacctaatgaacatagggagtcaaactaaaatgaacccgaggtagAAGTTGTAgtagctaatgcaaagacttgggagacatcccaaagtcgcgaactcgccctacagttttgaaccggtcaccatggggtgTGTGTCGGGTTCGCTATatatttatcttgtgaattgtgtatctatatagtaatgtgtggtatgaatcggtggatgcatgcatgtggaggataggagatgTTTAGTGAAAGATGTTGATGATGTGATtttatatgttgttggttgaaagcatgataTTTGATTTATAACATGGCATGTTAGAAATACAGAAGGAAGTTGCTTTTGTTTGAGTATACAAAGAGATACACGTATATGTTGTTGTCTGTCGTTTTGCATAAGAGTATAGATAGTTGGAAGTGTGAgtttgaacatgcgggtagtgtacgagtctgcatgacaCGATCGAGTGAGGGGAACTAGATCGAGTAGGTAAGTCAAGTAGGTaagtggctcgatcgagtgggtgtgactcgatcgcGTAGGTGGTTTTCAGTTTCTGGGCAGAAGTCTATttttgggcgctcgatcgagtaggatagggcactcaatcgagtggggtcaactcgatcgagtgtgtggttggctcgatcgagtacgtttttgggagctttctggtaaggttctggagtcgaggcactcgatcgagtaagtagccaactcgatcgagtgacctcaactcgatcgtgTGGGTtgtggcactcgattgagtaggtgcTGTTCaggttgttttcgtgttttgagatatgggatgtgtgttcatgtttatcttttcttatatagttccaACATGCCGCCGAAAagaaacgctttgtatgctaGGGCCGAAAACATGAGCattgatgagatagttaagatATTGGAataccaagatgctcttacagagGCTTTGAAGAGAGCGAGAAAAGATAAGGAGACAGGGCTGGATCACTCCAAGATAAGTGTTCATATAGCGAGGTTCAATCCTAAGGAGTACTTGGGAACTGGGgtgccaattctgctggataattggcatagggagatggagaatattctcaaTCCGGTTCGTTGTTCTGAAGAGCttcgagtggaacaggctgcgttctacttgaggaaagcagctggtgagtggtgggacaaggttaaggtgagtgctttgGAGATATATGTGAAGCAGGGGTTACCTGCGATACCATGGCATGAGTTTAAGAaagctatgaggcgagagtttgtacctgagcatgcacatagtaagctgagggaggagtttgatgattttaagatgacttcTAACATGACGGTTGCTGAGTACTACCATAAGTTCAACGAGAAATCTAGGTATGCTAAGGACATGGGACTGAGCCAAAAGAACTTGGCATTGatatttgagaaggggttgacacccaagatcatggagaagttgcCGGTAGGAGTCTTTACTAATGTTAAGGAGGTCTATGAGCAAGCAGGGAGAGCTGAGAGGATGTTAGAGATGATCAAAGAGAGaacttctgagaagaggaaggcggAGAGTGAGGGAGGTGGTCAGTCTGGTTACAAGAGGGGCGGCCATATCCAAGTGAGAGCATACTCTTCAagttcggggtttagtgctggagcttcttatgggcgtggtcgtggaggtagtagtagtagtagtagttggGGTATGgcttgttttaactgtggcggtatggtccacaagaggcatgagtgcaccagtgctgtgagtgggggtttccagagaccatcgcaggggagtttctctcagggtccttcGTAGAGTTACGCTAGTAAtaggccggctgggtcgtggaataaccggggtggtcagagcaacaacaatggtgggtctaaccgcaatggcggtaattcatatcagagaccgacgacgaacaacaacaacaaccaggggtcggctgctaagccgtctacctcagctagtactgtccaggaaggtgggcagaagaccagtggtaagttgtttatgatagagaagaaagcagcagaggatgatgctcacgttatcaccggtacttttctctTTAaaggagtctttacctttgttttgtttgattcgggagcgttacattcgtttgtatcatcgagtcatgctaagttgttgggtttgagtgagtatgagtatgtaaaagagagtttttataccgtcgggtgagtctgtatcttgtgggcggttgttGTTAAGGATAAAAATATCACCTATTTGTACGGCTGACGTGGCAAAGGATCATTGGTAAATGGAAAGGGGAAAGGACCGTTGACGTCGCGCAAAGAGAGCCGCAAGATCAAAAGTAAACAAACACAACTCGGCAAATAAGAAAACACACGTGCAAAGAAAGGGGCAACAACTAAGTCAACCAACAACCCCCTATTCTCATGGGTTGACCAGATATTTAGGAGCAGAAGTAGGGGGAAGTTTTCTGACTCTGAGTCTGACCTGAGCTACTATATAAAGCAAGGGAAGTTCACTGCAAAAGGGCATTCGAAATTCATCTCAAGCAACGCATCATTCCTCAAAATTCCCGCCTATACTTGGCAATAATTCACTAGCAAAAATAAtcattgtatttccttacttgcataTTGAacctcgattatagtgcaaatttggtgggattccgactccccctgCGGTTGTTCcaacaccgggttttccgcgtcaccaaatatcCTCCGTGTCATTCTTTCATTCGTCTTTAATTCGTTCATTGTCATTGTTGCATCCAAATCGTAATTGGCCCTAGatcaatcactatcactcacataattaattcgtaaccggtaaatttttaccaaaacagtttggcgcccactgtggggcatagtgatcattttctatagccaaatcTCATAAGACCGAACCAACCGTCTTCCAGCAGCCAGAGCATGTCAGCCATGTCTTCTGGAGTAGGACCTTCTCCTGCATCTGCAGGATTAGTGAGTGCACCTCCAGCGTCCAGTCAGATGATCCCCGTTAGCATGTCGCCCAGAACCATACCTCCACCTCTAATACCACCGCAGATACCCAAAGCCGCAGGCGCGCCCAGCCAATCCAGATCCAGCAGGGAAAGCAGCTCCAGCAGAGGTGAAGCTGCATCCAGAGCCCCGACCCAAGAGGGATCAGGCACAGAAGTTCTCAGAAGCAGAGGACCTCCAACGCTTGATCCGATGCAGGTGATGATTCATGGAATGGACACTCTGCGTCAGGTTGTTGAGAATCTGAGGAAGGACAACTAGAATCCAATTGCTCAGATCGTGACAGCAGTCCAGACCAAACCAACATCAGCACCAGAGGCCCCGAACCGAACTAGTGGTGGAGGATTGAGCCGATCAATTCCATCAGAACTAGTCACCAGACTGGACCTTGTAGGAGTAACACCCAGTGAACCAATTGAGCCCAGAGGATTGGGATGTCTATCATTTGACAAACCACCCAGCCTGCAGCAGACATCAGGTAATGCTTTGTTTAACACCCCGTCAGGATCTGACCTTCCGCCCTTTTCAGGTATCCCCGCACACCAGACATCAGGATGGCAATCTGGACCTGTCATCAATACAGCAGCCCCATCCTGCAGCCAGTTCACCAGTGGAGCCTGGATCGGAGGACTAcagcagacaccaggatggcagcCTGGATCCATAATCAGTGCCACACCAGTGACCAGTCATCCAGCATCAGGCCAATTTTCTGGAGTGCCCTGGCTAGGAGGTACACCTGCTGGTTCCTTCCAGTCtgtttctaaccctcttgcaggagcAGGTAACTCACTGCAGCAGCAGTACCAGGAGCTGAAGGAGCTGATGTACAGGATATCAAGCGTTGCCCGCCCGTTAGAGAAAGCTGCCCGAGATAGCTACGcagactcacctttcgtggaCGATATAGCCCTTGTCGGTGTTCCTAAAGGATGTGTACCACCAGCCATGACGTTCTACGACGGAACCATGAACCCAGTCGAtcatatcaaccactacaagcagaaaatgatggtgataaccgcaactGGATCTTTAAAGGAGACTTGTATGTGTAAAGGATCCGGGTCAACCTTGTCTGGAGCAGTTCTGCAGTGGTTCGTCGGCCTGCCCAACAAGAGCATAGCCAACTTTGCCGACCTAGTCAATgcattcaaccagcagtttgccagCAGCAGAAAGCCGGAGAAGCAGAGCAGTGACCTCTACCGGATAGTGCAAGGGTTTGAGGAGTCCACCCATGATTACTTGAACatgttcaacaaagagaaggtggctATCCCGAGATGtgatatagcaaccgctatacaagccttccgccgAGGACTGCACCAGAATTCAGATCTTTACAAGGACCTGACGAAGCTTCCTTGCACCACCTTTGAGGAAGTACTGTCAAAGGCAATTGTTGTCATAAGATTGGAGGAAGACTCTGCACCCATCAGAGGCATATATGATTCAGACCCAGTGTCCAGAAAAGCTCCAGTAAAAAAGAGGAATGAAAGGCTCAAACCCTACAGCAGGAGTGTAAACAAAGTTTCTGGAAGTTCTGAAGGAGAAAGCGAAGCAGACCTGCCTCCGAAGGTAAGTAAGTACGGTTTTACCACTAATCTTGCAGGATTATTTAAAGCCTTGCAGGAGCTGGGTCGCAGAGTCAGATGGCCAAAACCTCCAACAGAAGGATACTCCAGCAGCAGAAAGGATACATGCAAAAAGTGTGAGTTCCACGGCAGCAACACCCATGACACTGACGAATGCCATTCCCTCAGAAAGGAAGTCGAGTTCCATTATGATCAAGGAAACCTGGATCACCTCGTACCCAGAGGCACAACCAGAGTGAAATCAGCAGATCAGATTCTGCCATCTCCTCCTCCTCAATGCACTAGAACTGTGAATGTTATTACAGATGGATCGGAGCTATGCGGACTGACATATTCAGCATCAAAGAGGCATGCAACCAGAACTAAGGGAGACAAACTAGAAAATTCTTGCAGGATCAGTTGTCAGAATCTGCCATCAGTAACCTTTGATGAAACAGCTACTCAGTCTGCTCCAGGACAGCACCATGACGCTCTAATCATCACGCTCCCCATAGAAAATTGCGAGGTGAGGAAGATCTTGGTGGATACCAGAAGCTCCGTAAACTTGATCATGCTAGAGACACTCAAAGGCATGGGATTCACCGAGAAATATCTAGGAAAGAAGGCGGTTCCCTTGATTGGTTTCAGTGGCAAAACAAAGCATTCCCTAGGAGAAatcgtcatcccaacctatgaCGGAGGTGTAAACATGCAGGTAAGATATCTGGTTATTGACGagccctctacttacaatgtggTTCTTGCCCGGCCCTGGATCCACGAGATGAAGGCAATACCCTCAACGTACCACCAGTGTCTAAAGTTCCCAACGTCTTGGGGGTGCAAGAGATACGTGGGGAccaggaagaagctaaggattgctATAAAGTGGCTCTGAAGTCAACAACCAGCTCGcctgcatagcaattacagagccaGCGCATCGAGGACGAGTACATTGAGCCCCAGCAGGCAGAACTAGACGAAGTCATCCTGGACGCACTGCATCCAGAACGAACTGTGCTTATCCGATCAGAATGtacagcagaaaagaagaaagtttgcttcTGAAAGGAACCAGGTCATAAACCAAGAAGTAGATAACCTGCTTGCTGCAGGAAAGATTTGAgaggtaaaatatccagaatggttgtTGTTTTGGCAGGATTTTTattgatctagagcgtcctgccagggatttatatgtagggttatctaactcgaataactcgcctgattggtataattgaaagtaaaacaaactaataaataatgacacaaagatgtatacgtggaaaaaccctgggaataagggaaaaaaccacgggcaccaagccaggagtgattgttactatgattttaggtagcctgacagagtattgttatatcaggcgtgacaggcgaatatatagcttaagaatacaaagaatatgagtaaaagtgatggtctTTCATATGATCCTTCTTGTCTTCTCctcctttctatttataggtggttaTTTCCAATTGTttttgtgccgtttaggttttcctggtaaatagggaatgtgccctatttactcgGAGGTGGTTGCCTTTAGActagccgttgctttgactgcttcTTATATATTTTGGCttcttgaattggtcttccttttttgtagggaatatACATAAACTGCCTGTTTGTAGCCTGAAGTAGCCTGGTGCTTTTCCTTTCAGTTTCTTTGGTTGTCTTTCGCCTGTCTTttatcaactcctgcttggtgcctatccgtgttgaagTAATGCCTGATTTTAGTTATCTTTTGCCTGGGAATTGTCCTTGGCTGTTGTCTGGtctatatcaggtcaggcaggataatttagggcccaacagttgtctaatgtggtggtggttccgaagaagaatggcaagtggagggtctgCGTTGATTTCATGGATTTAAATAAAgcttgcccaaaagatccatttccactACCACCCATAGATGCCATGGTGGATGCTACTGCAGGTCATAAGATGCTGACATTCCTAGATGCCTGGAGCGGATATAACCTGATAAAGATGCACCCCAACGACCAGGAAAATACAGCATTCAGATCCGAGCGAGGTATCTACTGCTATAATGTCATGCCTTTTGGACTGAAAAATGCAGGATCTACCTATCAGAGGCTGCTAAACATGATGTTTAAACAGCAAATAGGCCAAACTATGGAAGTATACATGGACGATATGGTCGTTAAATCGAAGCAGGCTTCGCAACATCACCAGCACCTGGCAGAAACTTTCAATAACCTCAGAAAATATCAAATGAAGCTGAATCCGACAAAGTGTACCTTTGGAGTATCCAGTCGATAATTTCTGGGGTACATGGTGACCTAGAgggggatagaggccagcaccgAACAAATCTAAGCAATTCTGCAGCTCTAAAGAGATTTATATCCAGATCCTCAGATAGATGCAGGCTATTTTATGATGTACTCAGAAAGAGACAAAGACTCGAGTGGACGGAGGATCATGAGAAAGCATTTCAGGAGCTGAAACGTTATCTCAGCACCCCGCCACTCCTGTCGAAGCCACAACCAGGAGAGCCACTGTTCCTGTACCTGTCAGTCATAGAAGCAAGTAGTTAGTGCAGTACTAGTGCGAGAGCAGGAAGGATCACAGCACCCAGTATATTACGTCAGTAAGTCTTCGTttccagcagagaccaggtacacgtcACTAGAAAAACTTGTCCTTGCTCTAGTTACAGCATCTTATAAACTGCGTCCTTACTTCGAGTCTCATACAATTTCTGAGATAACTAACTATCCTCTTAAGACTATCATGAGAAAACCAAAATTGTCAGGGAGGATGGCTAAATGGTCCGTGCACCTGAGCGGTTACGATTTGAAATTTGAACTTCGTACGGCCATAAATTCTCAAGCTCTGGCAGACTTTGTGTCTGACTTCTGCCCGGCTTTCCAGACCCATGCGGAACAAGATATTTTGAGTCTGGAGGAAGATAAAGGGGAACAAGTGTGGGAGCTACATGTGGACGGAGCCTCCAACGCAAGAGGAGCAGGAGTAGGattggtcctcaaatcaccccAGGGAGATCTCATAGTTCAGGCTgtacgatgtgaattcaa
Encoded here:
- the LOC141600847 gene encoding uncharacterized protein LOC141600847, coding for MVDATAGHKMLTFLDAWSGYNLIKMHPNDQENTAFRSERGSTYQRLLNMMFKQQIGQTMEKISNEAESDKVYLWSIQSIISGVHGDLEGDRGQHRTNLSNSAALKRFISRSSDRCRLFYDVLRKRQRLEWTEDHEKAFQELKRYLSTPPLLSKPQPGEPLFLYLSVIEAKTRYTSLEKLVLALVTASYKLRPYFESHTISEITNYPLKTIMRKPKLSGRMAKWSVHLSGYDLKFELRTAINSQALADFVSDFCPAFQTHAEQDILSLEEDKGEQVWELHVDGASNARGAGVGLVLKSPQGDLIVQAVRCEFKATNNEAEYEALILKVCSDSKLIVNHVNDCYEARDPRMMAYLDVAKELTLRFDTFNIKQIPGTRTQKQTR